A portion of the Moraxella ovis genome contains these proteins:
- a CDS encoding nitroreductase family protein: MNNQNNTVLTTIHQRRSIGKLVLPVPNDDELAAALQAAFAAPDHKQLKPWKFTVLTGRALIEFGRVLLQAEEVNAPADALDDTARQKLLNMPMRAPMIITVATDVKEHEKVPPFEQLLSAGAAIQNLLLALESLGYHTVWRTGPLCNEPLVKAHFDVADKDTICGFVYVGSSDVQMPVRESIDINDFVSFRD, from the coding sequence ATGAATAACCAAAACAACACCGTATTAACCACCATACATCAGCGTCGCAGCATCGGTAAGCTTGTTCTACCCGTACCAAACGATGACGAGCTTGCTGCCGCATTGCAAGCTGCTTTTGCTGCGCCTGATCATAAGCAGCTAAAGCCTTGGAAATTTACCGTGCTTACTGGACGGGCTTTGATTGAGTTTGGCAGAGTGCTATTACAAGCAGAAGAAGTAAACGCGCCAGCTGATGCCCTTGATGACACCGCACGCCAAAAGCTACTAAACATGCCAATGCGCGCGCCAATGATTATCACGGTGGCGACTGACGTCAAAGAACACGAAAAAGTCCCACCATTTGAGCAGTTATTGAGTGCAGGTGCCGCCATTCAGAACCTACTGCTTGCACTAGAATCATTGGGCTATCACACGGTGTGGCGTACAGGGCCACTTTGTAATGAACCATTAGTAAAAGCGCATTTTGATGTGGCGGATAAAGACACGATTTGTGGGTTTGTTTATGTTGGCTCAAGCGACGTACAGATGCCTGTGCGTGAGAGCATTGACATCAATGACTTTGTGAGCTTTCGCGATTAA
- a CDS encoding winged helix-turn-helix transcriptional regulator codes for MQHHDDDRGKVLAKDCPSRAILNHLTSRWGILVLVVLQSGTKRFSEIRREIEGVSERMLSETLKQLESDGMLIRKSFDTVPPHVEYTLTDWGKQASDKVADLVEWLEVNLNDILASQNPPKTA; via the coding sequence ATGCAACACCACGATGATGACCGAGGCAAAGTTCTTGCCAAAGACTGCCCAAGCCGTGCGATTTTAAACCACCTAACGAGCCGTTGGGGAATTTTGGTGCTGGTTGTGTTACAATCAGGCACGAAACGATTTAGCGAGATACGCCGCGAGATAGAAGGCGTGTCCGAGCGTATGCTGTCTGAGACCCTAAAACAGCTAGAATCAGACGGTATGCTCATTCGCAAGTCCTTTGACACCGTTCCGCCCCATGTAGAATATACCTTGACCGACTGGGGAAAACAGGCAAGCGACAAAGTGGCGGATTTGGTGGAGTGGCTTGAAGTCAATTTGAATGATATTTTGGCAAGTCAAAACCCACCAAAAACAGCATGA
- the zapE gene encoding cell division protein ZapE has protein sequence MTIQTPLERYRAALATGNFSEDQVQLQAMTYLDNLHHEIVRADENNKQGFFASLFKSKPIPPKGLYMWGGVGRGKTWMMDMFYESLPIKRKMRMHFHHFMQLVQSELVKLQGQSDPLQKVANIIHEEAIVICFDEFFVSNVSDAMILGDLFTMLFERGITLVATSNIEPAGLYKNGIHRNRFLPAIEQVEKNTTVMNIDIGIDYRLRLLKQAKLYTYPLSDDTKGWLSERFDTLAAGQTVTDAPITIAGREIAIIKRTETMLLADFRALCMQPRSAADFIEIANDFDTVMVDNVPALNDTLMDPVRRFIYLVDEFYDRRVKLLVRAEQSILELYQGEKLAFEIERTRSRLLEMQSEDYLAEEHRVER, from the coding sequence ATGACCATTCAGACTCCGTTAGAGCGTTATCGAGCGGCACTTGCAACAGGGAATTTTAGTGAAGATCAGGTACAGCTACAGGCGATGACTTATCTTGACAATCTGCATCACGAAATTGTGCGTGCAGATGAGAATAACAAGCAAGGATTTTTTGCCAGCCTGTTCAAATCAAAACCAATACCACCAAAGGGTTTATACATGTGGGGCGGGGTTGGCCGTGGTAAGACGTGGATGATGGACATGTTCTATGAGAGCCTACCCATCAAGCGTAAGATGCGCATGCATTTTCACCACTTTATGCAGCTTGTACAGTCCGAGCTGGTCAAGCTTCAAGGTCAATCTGATCCGCTTCAAAAAGTTGCCAACATCATCCACGAAGAGGCGATCGTTATTTGTTTTGATGAGTTTTTTGTGTCGAATGTGTCTGATGCGATGATCTTGGGTGATTTATTTACCATGCTGTTCGAGCGTGGCATTACCCTAGTTGCGACATCGAACATTGAGCCGGCAGGCCTGTATAAGAACGGCATTCATCGTAATCGATTCTTGCCAGCCATCGAGCAGGTCGAAAAAAACACCACCGTGATGAACATTGATATTGGTATTGATTACCGCTTACGTTTATTAAAACAAGCCAAGCTATACACTTATCCTCTGTCAGATGATACCAAAGGCTGGCTGTCAGAGCGTTTTGATACTTTGGCGGCAGGGCAGACGGTGACAGATGCGCCAATCACCATTGCAGGTCGTGAGATTGCCATCATCAAACGTACAGAAACCATGCTGCTTGCTGATTTTCGCGCCCTATGTATGCAACCACGTTCAGCGGCGGATTTTATCGAGATTGCCAATGATTTTGATACAGTGATGGTCGATAACGTGCCTGCATTGAACGATACTTTGATGGATCCTGTGCGCCGCTTTATTTACTTGGTCGATGAGTTCTATGACCGCCGTGTGAAGCTGCTGGTGCGTGCCGAACAGTCGATATTGGAGCTGTATCAAGGTGAGAAGCTTGCCTTTGAGATTGAGCGTACGCGTTCTCGCCTGCTTGAGATGCAGTCTGAGGATTATCTTGCTGAAGAGCATCGAGTAGAAAGATGA
- a CDS encoding alpha/beta hydrolase has translation MKNEITLINAPHGVLEVDAIWQDGDRQPSDMLALICHPNPLDGGTMNNKVVSTMYRFCRDAGMDVVRFNYRGVGRSTGVSEYGDGEFVDAQTVLAWALTKTGARRLWMGGFSFGGFVACRMADLIHKSSVFDDVSLDNLALIAPSIVRNDASQLSIEANNTFVIYGDKDGLVAPSLLQQFANERGFDSTVMPDVGHLFHGKLTDLKNALAAHTKI, from the coding sequence ATGAAAAACGAAATCACGCTTATAAATGCACCTCATGGCGTACTCGAAGTCGATGCGATTTGGCAGGATGGGGACAGACAGCCTTCTGACATGCTTGCGCTTATTTGTCATCCCAACCCATTAGATGGCGGTACGATGAATAATAAAGTGGTAAGTACCATGTACAGGTTCTGCCGTGATGCGGGCATGGATGTGGTGCGTTTTAACTATCGCGGGGTGGGGCGCTCGACAGGTGTTTCAGAGTATGGCGATGGCGAGTTTGTCGATGCTCAGACGGTGTTGGCTTGGGCATTGACGAAGACTGGGGCCAGACGATTGTGGATGGGCGGGTTTAGCTTTGGCGGCTTTGTGGCATGTCGCATGGCGGATCTGATTCATAAATCATCAGTATTTGATGATGTTAGCCTTGATAACCTTGCATTGATCGCACCTTCCATCGTTCGTAACGATGCCAGTCAGTTGTCCATCGAAGCCAATAATACTTTTGTTATCTATGGCGATAAGGATGGGTTGGTTGCGCCTAGTCTGCTGCAGCAATTTGCCAACGAACGAGGATTTGATAGCACTGTGATGCCAGACGTTGGGCATCTTTTTCATGGTAAGCTCACTGATTTAAAGAATGCCTTAGCGGCACATACCAAGATTTAA
- a CDS encoding BCCT family transporter, whose product MSTPVPKKHKHGLNPAVFLTSAGLIAFISLFAILVPDLADATFKAVQSAIVDNASWYYVLTVALILLFSVYLGLSRLGNIKLGPDHSQPDYSNLSWFAMLFSAGMGIGLMFFGVAEPVMHFLTPPHGDGSTISAARQAMRLTFFHWGLHAWAVYAVVALILAFFAYRHNLPLTLRSALYPLIGDKIYGPIGHAVDVFAVVGTLFGLATSLGYGALQVNTGLNHLFPFIPVGTTSQVVLIASICALASISVMSGLDKGVKLLSELNLGLAVILMLFVLLAGSTVFLLQAYVQNVGSYISSIVSMTFNLYAYDKTDWFGGWTILYWGWWLSWAPFVGLFIARVSRGRTIREFVFGVLFVPAGFTFLWMTVFGNSAIDMILNQGNTMLGEVINQDVSLSLFAFLEQLPMSGIFSYVALLMIVVFFITSADSGALVMDMLCSHGKGSKGVRYRLFWSIGAGVMAIALLLAGGLSALQTMAIASGLPFVTVLMIAMYGLLKALNVDAQKQEILQQNLSVPLPAQGSGAWRERLHVIMNFPSRQAVSQFIDTTVKKACEDVAAELRELGVDVRVLNEKRGSVVLLTNHGDEIDFVYKVRVSSHAQPGFVNSDDDEDSAEDANDTQTYYRAEVHLGEGGQDYDIMGWSTEGVINDIVSQYHRHMHFLHSLR is encoded by the coding sequence ATGAGTACGCCCGTACCCAAAAAACACAAACATGGTTTAAATCCCGCGGTGTTCTTGACATCAGCGGGATTAATTGCATTCATCAGCCTATTCGCAATCTTGGTGCCAGATTTGGCGGATGCGACATTTAAGGCGGTGCAGTCCGCCATCGTTGATAATGCCAGTTGGTACTATGTGCTGACAGTGGCGTTGATATTGCTGTTTAGTGTCTATTTGGGATTATCTCGATTGGGTAATATCAAGCTAGGTCCCGATCACTCACAACCAGACTACAGCAATCTATCATGGTTCGCCATGCTGTTCTCAGCTGGTATGGGTATTGGTCTGATGTTCTTTGGTGTGGCAGAACCGGTCATGCACTTCTTGACGCCGCCACACGGTGATGGTAGTACGATCAGTGCGGCACGTCAGGCCATGCGTTTGACCTTTTTCCATTGGGGATTACATGCATGGGCGGTATATGCTGTTGTTGCTTTGATTTTGGCGTTTTTTGCTTATCGTCATAACCTACCACTTACTCTGCGCTCGGCACTGTATCCGCTGATCGGAGATAAGATCTACGGCCCTATCGGTCATGCAGTTGATGTGTTCGCGGTGGTGGGGACGCTATTTGGTCTGGCGACGTCACTTGGTTATGGTGCATTGCAGGTCAATACGGGACTTAATCATCTATTCCCATTCATCCCCGTGGGGACGACAAGTCAAGTAGTGCTGATCGCCAGTATCTGTGCGTTGGCATCCATCTCTGTGATGTCAGGACTGGATAAGGGTGTAAAGTTGCTCTCTGAGCTAAACCTGGGTCTGGCCGTGATACTCATGCTATTCGTGCTATTGGCAGGCTCTACAGTGTTCCTATTGCAGGCCTATGTTCAGAACGTCGGTTCGTACATCTCGAGCATTGTCAGCATGACCTTTAATCTATACGCCTATGACAAGACCGATTGGTTCGGTGGTTGGACCATCTTATACTGGGGCTGGTGGTTAAGCTGGGCGCCATTCGTTGGTCTGTTTATCGCTCGTGTGTCTCGTGGTCGTACCATTCGAGAGTTTGTATTTGGTGTGCTATTCGTGCCAGCTGGCTTTACCTTCCTGTGGATGACGGTGTTTGGCAACTCTGCCATTGACATGATTCTAAACCAAGGCAATACCATGCTTGGCGAAGTCATCAATCAAGACGTATCTTTATCACTATTTGCTTTCTTAGAACAGCTGCCCATGTCAGGCATATTTAGCTATGTGGCGCTGCTGATGATTGTCGTATTCTTCATCACGTCTGCTGATTCGGGTGCGCTCGTTATGGACATGCTGTGCTCACATGGCAAAGGCAGTAAAGGCGTACGTTATCGTCTGTTTTGGTCGATTGGTGCAGGCGTGATGGCCATTGCGCTACTATTAGCAGGTGGACTGAGTGCATTGCAGACCATGGCGATCGCCAGTGGATTACCCTTCGTTACCGTGCTGATGATTGCGATGTATGGACTGCTAAAGGCGCTGAACGTGGACGCCCAAAAGCAAGAAATTCTACAACAAAATCTAAGCGTTCCCCTACCTGCCCAAGGTAGTGGCGCGTGGCGCGAGCGACTGCATGTAATCATGAATTTCCCAAGCCGTCAGGCGGTGAGTCAATTCATCGATACCACAGTCAAAAAAGCCTGCGAAGATGTCGCAGCAGAGCTTCGTGAGCTGGGCGTGGATGTGCGTGTTCTCAACGAAAAACGTGGCAGCGTCGTGCTACTGACCAACCATGGCGATGAGATTGATTTCGTCTATAAGGTTCGTGTATCGAGCCATGCACAGCCTGGATTCGTCAATAGCGATGACGATGAAGACTCAGCCGAAGATGCCAATGACACTCAGACCTACTACCGTGCCGAAGTACATCTAGGCGAAGGCGGTCAGGACTATGACATCATGGGCTGGAGCACCGAAGGAGTCATTAATGACATCGTCAGCCAATATCATCGCCACATGCACTTTTTGCATAGTTTGCGTTGA